Proteins encoded in a region of the Streptomyces sp. PCS3-D2 genome:
- a CDS encoding ImmA/IrrE family metallo-endopeptidase — protein MAKADLAARGLLREFRIDAPPVDPFALAEHLGVLVVPQHMDDDVSGMLLRKDGACVIGVNQAHSFERRRFTVAHELGHLRLHEGRLLILDTDARVNYRNAVSSMATDREEIDANRFAAALLAPEDMVRRAAQHISFRTTDDLVRVLAKRFQMSEMAMTYRLMNLGIVSGPAH, from the coding sequence GTGGCGAAGGCTGACCTGGCGGCCCGCGGGCTGCTGCGAGAATTCCGGATCGACGCCCCACCGGTGGACCCCTTCGCTCTGGCCGAACACCTCGGCGTCCTGGTCGTCCCGCAGCACATGGACGACGATGTCTCCGGCATGCTCCTGCGCAAAGACGGAGCCTGTGTCATCGGGGTCAACCAGGCGCATTCCTTCGAACGGCGACGCTTCACGGTGGCGCACGAATTGGGGCACCTGCGCCTGCACGAAGGACGCCTGCTGATTCTGGACACCGACGCGCGCGTGAACTACCGCAACGCGGTCTCGAGCATGGCCACGGACCGCGAGGAGATCGACGCCAACCGATTCGCTGCGGCACTGCTGGCCCCGGAGGACATGGTCCGCCGGGCGGCACAGCACATCAGTTTCCGCACGACGGACGATCTCGTGCGGGTCTTGGCCAAGCGTTTCCAGATGAGCGAGATGGCCATGACCTACCGCCTGATGAACCTCGGTATCGTCTCCGGCCCCGCTCACTGA
- a CDS encoding helix-turn-helix domain-containing protein — protein sequence MDEREFNETVARLIREARMRAGVTQEYVGRQAGLTRGSITNIESGTQSPPLYRLALIAAAVNADPADLLPSLHLDEASGLAARHAADVAAVWAQASKRRSAGGEG from the coding sequence GTGGACGAGCGGGAGTTCAACGAGACCGTTGCCCGGTTGATCCGTGAGGCGCGGATGCGCGCCGGGGTGACGCAGGAGTACGTAGGGCGTCAGGCGGGGCTGACGCGTGGTTCGATCACGAACATCGAGTCCGGAACCCAGTCCCCGCCTCTTTACCGGCTTGCCCTGATCGCCGCAGCGGTCAACGCGGATCCTGCCGACCTGCTTCCCTCGCTCCACCTGGACGAAGCGTCCGGACTCGCCGCGCGTCATGCCGCCGATGTCGCCGCGGTGTGGGCGCAGGCCTCGAAGAGGAGGAGCGCCGGTGGCGAAGGCTGA